From the genome of Anticarsia gemmatalis isolate Benzon Research Colony breed Stoneville strain chromosome 13, ilAntGemm2 primary, whole genome shotgun sequence, one region includes:
- the LOC142977496 gene encoding transmembrane protein 47 isoform X3 → MASTTVIETVTITRPLKVIALICGLLVVILMVLGLASADWLMAAGWRQGLFMHCIDPEAPTPLPFDITAQPGCYAARPAPYIKAAAGLCVATLAADVCGALLTGLGLRSADHRTKFRYYRFAVLAMSLALMCILIALVIYPVCFAAELNLGNRSVWEFGWAYGVGWGAAIFLFGAVVLLLCDKESEELYYKERKVVSAEGGARP, encoded by the exons GTCATCGCCCTAATATGCGGGTTGTTGGTGGTTATCCTGATGGTCCTGGGCTTAGCGTCGGCAGACTGGCTGATGGCGGCCGGCTGGCGGCAGGGCCTTTTCATGCACTGTATAGATCCCGAAGCGCCTACGCCGCTGCCCTTTGATATAACCGCTCAGCCGGGGTGCTACGCCGCTAGACCCGCACCCTATATAAA AGCGGCGGCGGGTCTGTGTGTGGCAACTCTGGCCGCGGATGTATGCGGCGCACTGCTCACCGGCCTGGGCTTGCGGTCTGCCGACCATCGCACCAAATTCCGGTACTACAGGTTCGCAGTGCTCGCCATGTCGCTGGCAT TAATGTGCATTTTAATAGCACTTGTGATCTATCCAGTGTGTTTTGCTGCAGAATTAAATCTCG GCAACAGATCAGTATGGGAGTTTGGTTGGGCTTACGGCGTGGGATGGGGTGCCGCTATATTTTTATTCGGTGCCGTCGTCCTGCTGTTGTGCGATAAGGAGAGTGAAGAACTCTACTACAAAGAGCGAAAA GTGGTGAGCGCCGAGGGCGGGGCGCGCCCCTAG
- the LOC142977496 gene encoding uncharacterized protein LOC142977496 isoform X2 has protein sequence MQGRAGEGPSGLRSHPRALPPPVLPPPPQFATDQDEMPANQIAQVIALICGLLVVILMVLGLASADWLMAAGWRQGLFMHCIDPEAPTPLPFDITAQPGCYAARPAPYIKAAAGLCVATLAADVCGALLTGLGLRSADHRTKFRYYRFAVLAMSLALMCILIALVIYPVCFAAELNLGNRSVWEFGWAYGVGWGAAIFLFGAVVLLLCDKESEELYYKERKVVSAEGGARP, from the exons ATGCAGGGGCGCGCGGGCGAAGGCCCGAGCGGGCTCCGCTCACACCCGCGCGCCCTCCCGCCGCCTGTCTTACCACCACCGCCACAGTTCGCCACTGATCAAGACGAGATGCCTGCCAATCAAATTGCACag GTCATCGCCCTAATATGCGGGTTGTTGGTGGTTATCCTGATGGTCCTGGGCTTAGCGTCGGCAGACTGGCTGATGGCGGCCGGCTGGCGGCAGGGCCTTTTCATGCACTGTATAGATCCCGAAGCGCCTACGCCGCTGCCCTTTGATATAACCGCTCAGCCGGGGTGCTACGCCGCTAGACCCGCACCCTATATAAA AGCGGCGGCGGGTCTGTGTGTGGCAACTCTGGCCGCGGATGTATGCGGCGCACTGCTCACCGGCCTGGGCTTGCGGTCTGCCGACCATCGCACCAAATTCCGGTACTACAGGTTCGCAGTGCTCGCCATGTCGCTGGCAT TAATGTGCATTTTAATAGCACTTGTGATCTATCCAGTGTGTTTTGCTGCAGAATTAAATCTCG GCAACAGATCAGTATGGGAGTTTGGTTGGGCTTACGGCGTGGGATGGGGTGCCGCTATATTTTTATTCGGTGCCGTCGTCCTGCTGTTGTGCGATAAGGAGAGTGAAGAACTCTACTACAAAGAGCGAAAA GTGGTGAGCGCCGAGGGCGGGGCGCGCCCCTAG